The Deinococcus sp. KNUC1210 nucleotide sequence GACTGCCCGACCTGAAAGGCCACCTGCCGCTGGTCACGGTGCTGGGCGGCCTGGGCTATGGCTTTTTCATCGCGGGCTGGAACGGCCTGATCGGGCGCACCCTGCCCGCCGAGTACCGCGCCGCCGCCTGGGGCACCGTGATGGCGACCGAGTCGCTGGGCACCGCGCTGGGGCCGCTGCTGGGAGCCTTCATGTGGAACCTGTGGGGGCAACCGGGCGTGTTCTGGACCGGCACGGGGATTTTTCTGCTCGTGCAGGGGTATTACTGGAGTGTGCAGCGGTAGACGCAGCGGGAGCCGGGCCACGGCCAGCTCTCTTTAGGGGTCATCCAGCGGAGAGAAGGGAGATCCGCGCCCGGTCGTCCCCGCTTACAGCTCCGCGCCGGGCAACTCCTCGCCGTCCAGTCCCTCCAGACCTGCCAGCGCCAGCAGTTCCAGATCGTCCTCTTCCGATTCATCCAGCGCGGGCAGACACACCTCGAAGGTCGCGCCGCCGCCGGGGGTGTCCTTGACGCTCAGGCTCCCCCGGTGAGCGGTGATCACCTGCTGGGCGATGGTCAGGCCCAGGCCCGCCGATCCCGCTTCCTTGCCCCGGTAAAATTTGTCGAAGATGCGCGGCTTCACCTCGTCGGGAATGCCGGGGCCGTGATCGATGATCTCGATGCACAGGTCTTTCCCCTGCTGATACGCCTGAATACTCACCAGCGCCGGGCTGCCGCACACCCGCACGGCATTGCCCACCAGATTCACGAACACCTGCGTCAGACGCCCCGGATCGGCCACGATTTCCAGCGGCGGCGTCTGCACGGCCACGCCATAATCGCGGCCCACCGCGTGCAGCAGCTCGGCCAGATCGACGAAATGCGGCTCGATGCTCTGCACCAGTTCACCGCGTGTCAGCTGCAACAGGTCGTTGACCAGGCGCGTCATGTTCTGTGCCACCCGCAGCGCGTCCGAGAGCGTCTGCGACACGCCGACCTCGCGTTCCAGGCGGCGCAGGTAGCCCAGCAGCGCGGTCAGCGGCGTTCGGAGTTCGTGGCTCGTCTCGGCCAGAAAGGTCTTCTGCAGATTCAGCGACTCGGCCAGCTGACGGGCGGTGTCTTCCTGCTGAAGTCTGCGCTCCTCGGCCACCGCGTTCAGCTGTTCGACCTGCCGCAGCCGCGCCTGCAGCGTCAGATTCAGCCCCCGGATCTCGGCTTCGGCCAGCCGCCGCCGCTCGCGCTCGGCAAATTCCGACAGCGCACGCCGCACAGCCGGGGCGAGGCGTTCCAGGCGCTGCTTGAGCACGTAATCGGTCACGCCCCGGCGCAGCGTATCGACCGCCACTTCCTCGCCCATCGCCCCGGTCACGATGATGAAGGGCAGATGCGGCGCGACGCTGTGGGCCAGCTCGAAGGCCGACAGTCCGTCGTAGGTGGGCAACGAAAAATCCGAGATGATCAGGTGCGGACGGAACTCGGTCAGGGCGGCCCGGAACGACGCCTCGTCCTCGGCCTGAAGAAAGTCGGGCACGGGTGTGAGCTGGTCTTCCAGGGCGCTGCGAACGAGTTCGTGATCGAGCAGATTGTCTTCCAGATGCAGCACCCGGAGCTGTGTCAGACCGCCCGGCGTGGTCCAGGGCTGATTGGAAACAGAGGAAGAACCGGAAGAGGAAGGCGAAACGGAAGCTTGGGTTGGAGCGCGTTGGGTCATGACATCCTCTCTGGAATTGGACGGGATTCGTGCGGGGATTCTTCTGGGGTCGTGGCTTCGGAGGTGGAAGCGGCGGTGGTAGAGGGCGGGTAGGGCCCGAGCGGCAGCGCCAGCCAGAAGGTCGCCCCCGGTTTCCCCGGCACCCCGGACTCGGCCCAGACCCGGCCCCCGTGCCGCGCCACGATGCGCCGCACGTTCGCCAGCCCGATACCGGTGCCCTCGAATTCGTCGCTGCGGTGCAGACGCTGAAACACGCCGAACAGTTTATCCACATAGGCAGGATCAAATCCCACACCGTTGTCGCGGACACCGATCCACAGTTCCTGCTCCACCTGCCGCGACTCGACCTCGATGATGGCCTGCTCGCGGGGACGGGTGTATTTCAGGGCGTTGGAGAGCAGGTTGTCGAAGACCTGCCGCAGCAGCGCCGGATCGCCGCTTATCACCGGCAGCGGCTCGACCCGCCACGTCACGGCGCGTTCACCCTGATCGGGGGCCATGCCCTGAATGCTGCTCCTGACCACCTCTGTCAGATCGACGCGGCTGAGCCTCAGTTCGGTGCGCGAAGTGCGCGAGAACTCCAGCAGATCGTCGATCAGGGCACTCATACGGCTCGCCGCGTCGGTCATGACGCCCAGATACCGCTGGCCCTTGCTGCTCAGGTCAGCGCCGCTTTCCTTGCGGAACAGTTCGGCAAAACCCAGGATATGGCGCAGCGGGGTTCTCAGGTCGTGCGACACCGAATACGAGAAGGCTTCGAGTTCGCTGTTGGCCTCGCGGAGCTGCGCGGTCCGTTCCAGCACCCGCTGTTCGAGCGAGTTGTTCAGGTCCTGCAGCGAGTTCTGTGCAAGCTGAAGGCGGTCCAGCAGGCGGCGGTTGTCGAGCGCCGTGGTGAGGCGCAGCGCCAGTTCCTGCCCCACCTCCGGTTCACGGTCGCCCAGCGTCTGCCGGAACCCCAGCGCCAGCAGGCCCAGCGGCGCTTCCGAGTCCGGCACCTCGTCTGTGTCGAGCGCCGCACCGGGCAGCGGAGCGCGGCTGAGCGGAAAGAACATCGCCGCCGACAGCCCGTAGTCGTGGAGCCGTTCGCTCTGCATCACCGTCGGTTCGTGACGGTGCAGCAGCCGCTCGACCAGTTCGCGCAGGCTGCCCAGCGTGGCGTCGTCGGGGTGGGCTGTCAGGCGGGCCTGACCCACCATCAGCGGCGGTGAGTGGCCCGGCAGTCCCCAGCCCGGCAGGCTCCACGGTGCAGGCACCTCGGCAGCTTCGGACGCCGCCTCGCCGGTCTGCCACAGCACTGCCACGTCGGCAAAGCGCGAGGTCAGCAGCCGGAGCGCCTGCACCAGGCCGCTGTCAGGACTGCCGGGCTGGGAAACTCCTCCCTGCTCCGGGCAGGCCTCGTCGGGAACGCGGGCGCTCAGCACCTGACTGAAGTCGGCCAGCAGGCGCGAATTCACCTCGGCGTACACCTGATCGTCGATATCGGTGCTGCTCGCCACCCATTCCAGCACCTCGCCGTGTTCGCCGCGCACCGGGCGGCCCCGCGTGACGAAGGTGCGGTACACGCCGCTGCGCGACCTCAGGCGGTGCTCGATCTCCAGATCATGCCCGCCCTGCATCGCCGCCTGCCAGCGCTGCCCGAACTCGGCGCGGTCGTCGGGGTGCAGCACGCTGATCAGATCGACCACGCCGGAACGAGGAGCCGTAGGAGCGCTCTCCAGCGGCCCGACATAATCGGTCCAGCGCCGATTGACATACGTCAGCATTCCGGCAGCGTCGGTCAGAAATACGATCTGCGGCATCGCCTCCAGCACGCCCTGATAGCGCCGCTCTCCCTCACGCCGCAGCCGGTCGGCCTGAAGGCGCTCGGAGATGTCACGGATCACTTCGAGCTGACCCAGCACCTCGCCGTGTTCGCCCAGCACGGAGCTGCGCTGCATCTCGCCGTAAAAGCTCTGGCCCCCGCGCCGCCGAAACAGCGTGGTGACGAGGTGCGGGCCGGGCAGCGCGTCCAGACGGTCCAGCAGCCGGGTGTCCTGGTGCAGGTCGGCCAGCCGCGAGCCGCGCAGTTCGTCGGGACGCAGGCCAAACAGCTGCTCGGACGCGTCGTTGGCGAACAGGATCCGGCCCGAGGTATCGGCGAAGATGGCGATGTCCTGCATGGCCCGGAACACCGCGCCCAATTCGGCCCGCGAGCGTTCCAGACGACTCTGAGAGACGGTGAGGCGGCGGCTGATCTCTTCGGCACGCCGCCGCGCCCGCACCTGCGCCTGCGTCGCCAGGGCTGCCAGCACCCCCACCAGCACACCGACCACCAGCACCATCCAGGGCAGGAGGGCGACCGAGTCCAGACCGAAGCCGGGCGACGCGCTGAAATCGAGCGTCCACTGCTGCCCGGAGAAGTCCAGCACATGCCGCTGATGAAACGCGGCCTGCCCGGCACCGGACTGCTTCTGACTGCCCGACAGGAGCTGCCCGTCGAGGGCAATCCACAGCGACAGTTGCTCGCTCGCCAGCGCCCCCGAGGCCGGAAGCACCGCGCTGAGCTGCACCGGCACGTACAGCACCCCCACCACCCGCCCCTGCACCCTCGTCGCCAGAAACAGCAGGATGCCCCTGCGGTCGGTCAGCGAGGTGTTGGCGAGCATGACCCGGCCAGTCGCCGTAACCTCCCCGCTCTGAATCGCCGCGTCCAGTGCTTTGCGGCGGGTGGCGTCGGTGTACATGTCGAAGCCGATCACGTTGCGGTTGGAGGCGTCTGCCGGAGACAGAAACACGATGGGCACCGACACCGGCAGCGAGCTGGGCGGATGAACCGTCACAGCGGGCAGACCGGTGAGATACGGCAGCTGCCCCGCGAAGAAGGTGCGGTCGGCAGCCCGGATCAGCGGCGCGTACCCCACACTCCGCAGACCCGGATAGCGCGTGGGCAGGTCGAGACCCGCCACCAGCCGCTCGAACTGCGGACCGGTAAGCGTATCGCTGGCCTCCCAGGCAGCACGGGCGGCGTTCAGCAGCGTGCCGTAATTCTGGAGACGCTGGCGCAGCTCGCGTTCATAGGCACCCACCCGCAGCTCGAAGCGGGCCGCCTGCTGCTGCTGCACGAACCCGCGCACGATAAAGGTCGCCATGACGGTGAGCAGCAGAATCAGGCCCAGCACGGCCAGCGGTGCAGGAGAGGGGCGGCCCGCCGGAGACGCGCCCGGGTCCGGCGGGCCGGGGTCGCTCACCCCATCACCGCCAGGGCATCCAGAAAGACCCGGATCGGCACCTCCACACCCGTCCAGGCGGTAAAGGCCAGCCGCGCCTGCTGCGCCAGCATCTCCAGGCCATTTTCGGCCCGCAGACCAGCGGCGCGGGCGTCGTGCATCAGCCGGGTTTCGGCAGGCTTGTACACCATGTCGTAGACCAGCGCCGCAGGCGACAGCTCGCTGAAACGGAATCCGGGCAACGGCGACTGGGCCGCGTCACTCAAACCCGCGCTCGACGCGTTCACGATCAGATCAGTGAGCGGCCAGGGGACCGCCTCTAGGCCGCAGGCGGTGCCGCCCAGCTCACACGTCAGATCCAGCGCTTTTGCGTGGGTGCGGTTGACCACCCAGACCTGCCGACCCTGCGAGCGCAGTGCCCAGACCGCCGCCCGAGCCGCCCCGCCCGCACCCAGAACCACCGCCCCGCCCCGCCCGCCGTCACCCGCCGACGCCAGCGCTGCCAGAAAGCCCGGCGCATCGGTATTGTCGCCGTGAAGCTGTCCATCCCGGTTGATCACGGTATTCACCGCGCCGATCATCTGGGCCGCAGGACTCAGGCTGTCCAGCAGCGGCAAGACGGCCTCTTTGTGCGGCAGGCTGAGATTCGCACCCAGCACGTCCGGCTGCCGCAGGGTCTGAATGTACGTGGCCAGCTGATCTGGCGGCACACGTACAGCTTCGTAGTGCGCGTCGATCCCAGCATGCCCGAACGCCGCATTGTGCATGGCGGGCGAACGCGAATGCGCTGCCGGGTCGGCAAACAGAAAGGCCCGCTTCACGTCATACAGCTTATCAAGGTCAGACCCTTCAGAGTGGACGAGAACAATTCGCAAAACCGGCGGCTGGCAGCGGCTTACGCCATTTCCCGGATGGAAACGTCTCATCTTTCGTGCCAGATTGTGCCGTGCGACACGTCCGGTCCTTCACCGTGGCGGGAAAATAGAGCATCCGAATCTTCTCCCGCCTTTTCCTCCCCGGCTTCCGCGCCTGGGAGCGTTCTGACGTTCTCGGACACAGGCTCCCGACACGCGGGGCCGCACCCTTTCCCTGTTCCCTCTCACCTGCCCCGGTCGCCGGCATTCCGTCCGGTCCCTGCGCTATCTTGACCCCTTTGGAGTTCTCTTGAGCGAATCTGCCACGACCCTGACCCGGACTGTGACCCTCCAGACCCCCGACGAAGCCCTGCGCCTGTTCGGTGCGGGCGACGTGAACCTGCGCCGCATGCGCGAACTCAGTGCGGCCCGCATCTCTTCACGCGGCGACACCATCAGCATTCAGGGTGAAACCAAAGAAGTCGAGGTGGCCGTGCTGATGATTCAGGACGCGCTGGCACTGGTTCGCGGCGGCACCGAGGTCACACCCGACGCCATCACCCGCATGAACCGCCTGAGCAGTGAAGGGCGCAGCCTGTCGGCAGAGACGAACGGCAGCCCCGCCCTGCCACGCGGCCTGAAACCCAAGACGCCCGGCCAGAAACTGTATCTGGAACGCATCGAAAAGAGCGACATCACCTTCGGCGTCGGCCCCGCCGGAACCGGCAAGACGTACCTCGCGGTGGCGATGGCGGTCAATGCCCTCAAGGCCAAGCGCGTCAAACGCATCATCCTGACGCGGCCTGCGGTGGAAGCGGGCGAGAAGCTGGGCTTTCTGCCGGGCGACCTCCAGGCCAAGATCGATCCGTATCTGCGTCCGCTGTACGACGCCCTCTACGACATGCTCGACCAGGAAAAGTTCGAGGCGTACCTGACGAGCGGCGTGATCGAGGTGGCTCCGCTGGCATTTATGCGGGGGAGAACCCTGAACGATGCTTTCGTCATTCTCGACGAGGCCCAGAACACCACCGGCGAGCAGATGAAGATGTTCCTGACGCGGATGGGCTTTTCGAGCAAGGTGGTCGTGACAGGCGACATCACCCAGATCGACCTGCCGCGCCACATCACCAGCGGACTGGCGGTCGCCAAGCGGGTGCTGTCCAGCATCGAGGGCATCGCCTTTCACGAATTCACCGAGGTGGACGTGGTGCGCCACCCACTGGTCGGGCGCATCATCAAGGCCTACGAGGTGCTGGAAGCGCAGGAGCAGGACAAACGCGCCGCCCGCAGAGGCGAACTGACCAGCGTGCCCGAAAGCGACAGCGACGCCCGTTCCTCGTGACACCCAGTCATGCTTGATCTGGTGGCACAGAAGCGCCCTCCGGCGGGGTTGCGTCCGGTGCTGCGGCGCAGCATTCAGGCGGTGATGGAGCATCTGGGCATCGCAGACCGCGAGGTGACGGTGGTGCTGGTGTCCGACCGCACCATCCGTCAGCTCAAGCGCGAGCACTGGCCTGCCGAGGACATCGACGAGACCGCCGCCACCGATGTTCTCAGCTTTCCGAGCTGGGAACCGGGCGATCCGTTCATGCCGCCGCACCTGGGCGACATCTTCATCAGCCTCGATACGGCGCAGCGGCAGGCCGAGGCGCGGAGTCAGTCGCTGACACGCGAGGTGGCGCTGCTGGCGAGCCACGGCCTGACACATCTGGTGGGCTTCGATCACCCGCACGCCGAGGGACTTGGCTACGAGGAAGGCGCCACGGGCGAAGAATGGCAGGTCTTCCACGCGAGCTGGCAGGCAGCGCAGCAAGCCCTGACGGACATCTGAGGGCATGCGGCGCTGGCTAGTCTCTGTCGGATTCGCGCTCCGGGGCGTGGCCCACGGCTGGCGAACGCAGCGAAATTTCAGGATCGAGGTCGTGCTGGGGCTGATTGCGCTGGCTTTTGCGCTGTGGCTGCATGCCGCTCTGCCCCGATCCTGCTGTGTATCGGGCTGGTCCTGGGGTTGGAACTGCTGAACACCGCGCTGGAGGCCGCACTCGATCTACTGCACCCGGAACAGCATGCAGCGATTGGAGCAGCCAAAGACGCGGCAGCGGGCGCAGTCCTGATCGCCAGCTTCTTTGCGCTGCTGGTGGGTGCGGCAGAGCTGGGGCCGCCGCTGTGGGCGACACTGGGGCTTTGAGTGGCGGGAAAGAGGAGCGGGCACAGAGAAGCTCTGCCGCCACCTCTTCCCTATGCTGAAATCAGCAGCACCGTCACCGCGCCCACGGGCATCAGCGTTCTGGCCTCCCCTGCCGGGGCCTGATAGCTCTCCCCTGCCCGCACCTGCACGAAGTCGCCGTGCGGCAGATCGAGAATCAGGGTCCCTTCCAGACAGACGTACCAGCACGCTGCCGCCCCGCCGTCCTGCCGGGCAGTCAGGTGCAGGACGCGCAGGCTGCCGCCGGGCAGTTCCACCGGACGTTCAGGGCTGCTGCGGGCCAGACGCAGCAGATGAAGGGCGTCGGGCATGGACTTACCCGGCTCTGGCAGCCTGATTCAGTTTCTTGCTCGCCTGAAGCGCCATGCCCTTGGCCTTTTTCACGTCCAGCCCCAGATCGGGGGCGACGTCTTCGACCTTGCGGCCC carries:
- the aroE gene encoding shikimate dehydrogenase, which produces MKRAFLFADPAAHSRSPAMHNAAFGHAGIDAHYEAVRVPPDQLATYIQTLRQPDVLGANLSLPHKEAVLPLLDSLSPAAQMIGAVNTVINRDGQLHGDNTDAPGFLAALASAGDGGRGGAVVLGAGGAARAAVWALRSQGRQVWVVNRTHAKALDLTCELGGTACGLEAVPWPLTDLIVNASSAGLSDAAQSPLPGFRFSELSPAALVYDMVYKPAETRLMHDARAAGLRAENGLEMLAQQARLAFTAWTGVEVPIRVFLDALAVMG
- a CDS encoding PhoH family protein, with the translated sequence MSESATTLTRTVTLQTPDEALRLFGAGDVNLRRMRELSAARISSRGDTISIQGETKEVEVAVLMIQDALALVRGGTEVTPDAITRMNRLSSEGRSLSAETNGSPALPRGLKPKTPGQKLYLERIEKSDITFGVGPAGTGKTYLAVAMAVNALKAKRVKRIILTRPAVEAGEKLGFLPGDLQAKIDPYLRPLYDALYDMLDQEKFEAYLTSGVIEVAPLAFMRGRTLNDAFVILDEAQNTTGEQMKMFLTRMGFSSKVVVTGDITQIDLPRHITSGLAVAKRVLSSIEGIAFHEFTEVDVVRHPLVGRIIKAYEVLEAQEQDKRAARRGELTSVPESDSDARSS
- a CDS encoding CHASE domain-containing protein, with amino-acid sequence MSDPGPPDPGASPAGRPSPAPLAVLGLILLLTVMATFIVRGFVQQQQAARFELRVGAYERELRQRLQNYGTLLNAARAAWEASDTLTGPQFERLVAGLDLPTRYPGLRSVGYAPLIRAADRTFFAGQLPYLTGLPAVTVHPPSSLPVSVPIVFLSPADASNRNVIGFDMYTDATRRKALDAAIQSGEVTATGRVMLANTSLTDRRGILLFLATRVQGRVVGVLYVPVQLSAVLPASGALASEQLSLWIALDGQLLSGSQKQSGAGQAAFHQRHVLDFSGQQWTLDFSASPGFGLDSVALLPWMVLVVGVLVGVLAALATQAQVRARRRAEEISRRLTVSQSRLERSRAELGAVFRAMQDIAIFADTSGRILFANDASEQLFGLRPDELRGSRLADLHQDTRLLDRLDALPGPHLVTTLFRRRGGQSFYGEMQRSSVLGEHGEVLGQLEVIRDISERLQADRLRREGERRYQGVLEAMPQIVFLTDAAGMLTYVNRRWTDYVGPLESAPTAPRSGVVDLISVLHPDDRAEFGQRWQAAMQGGHDLEIEHRLRSRSGVYRTFVTRGRPVRGEHGEVLEWVASSTDIDDQVYAEVNSRLLADFSQVLSARVPDEACPEQGGVSQPGSPDSGLVQALRLLTSRFADVAVLWQTGEAASEAAEVPAPWSLPGWGLPGHSPPLMVGQARLTAHPDDATLGSLRELVERLLHRHEPTVMQSERLHDYGLSAAMFFPLSRAPLPGAALDTDEVPDSEAPLGLLALGFRQTLGDREPEVGQELALRLTTALDNRRLLDRLQLAQNSLQDLNNSLEQRVLERTAQLREANSELEAFSYSVSHDLRTPLRHILGFAELFRKESGADLSSKGQRYLGVMTDAASRMSALIDDLLEFSRTSRTELRLSRVDLTEVVRSSIQGMAPDQGERAVTWRVEPLPVISGDPALLRQVFDNLLSNALKYTRPREQAIIEVESRQVEQELWIGVRDNGVGFDPAYVDKLFGVFQRLHRSDEFEGTGIGLANVRRIVARHGGRVWAESGVPGKPGATFWLALPLGPYPPSTTAASTSEATTPEESPHESRPIPERMS
- a CDS encoding cupin domain-containing protein — encoded protein: MPDALHLLRLARSSPERPVELPGGSLRVLHLTARQDGGAAACWYVCLEGTLILDLPHGDFVQVRAGESYQAPAGEARTLMPVGAVTVLLISA
- a CDS encoding hybrid sensor histidine kinase/response regulator yields the protein MTQRAPTQASVSPSSSGSSSVSNQPWTTPGGLTQLRVLHLEDNLLDHELVRSALEDQLTPVPDFLQAEDEASFRAALTEFRPHLIISDFSLPTYDGLSAFELAHSVAPHLPFIIVTGAMGEEVAVDTLRRGVTDYVLKQRLERLAPAVRRALSEFAERERRRLAEAEIRGLNLTLQARLRQVEQLNAVAEERRLQQEDTARQLAESLNLQKTFLAETSHELRTPLTALLGYLRRLEREVGVSQTLSDALRVAQNMTRLVNDLLQLTRGELVQSIEPHFVDLAELLHAVGRDYGVAVQTPPLEIVADPGRLTQVFVNLVGNAVRVCGSPALVSIQAYQQGKDLCIEIIDHGPGIPDEVKPRIFDKFYRGKEAGSAGLGLTIAQQVITAHRGSLSVKDTPGGGATFEVCLPALDESEEDDLELLALAGLEGLDGEELPGAEL
- the ybeY gene encoding rRNA maturation RNase YbeY; amino-acid sequence: MLDLVAQKRPPAGLRPVLRRSIQAVMEHLGIADREVTVVLVSDRTIRQLKREHWPAEDIDETAATDVLSFPSWEPGDPFMPPHLGDIFISLDTAQRQAEARSQSLTREVALLASHGLTHLVGFDHPHAEGLGYEEGATGEEWQVFHASWQAAQQALTDI